From the Nerophis ophidion isolate RoL-2023_Sa linkage group LG18, RoL_Noph_v1.0, whole genome shotgun sequence genome, one window contains:
- the LOC133536797 gene encoding RIMS-binding protein 2-like, which produces METSLELDVLIYPNEVRIATPEDLREWELETASQVSEAAYPRLFVALYPYNPASMSPNPDTAAEELPFVPGQIIKVFGDKDCDGFYHGESGGLSGYVPSNMVAEVPVDDDYLKHLLMQQGFIPVDQTGMSLTPDVSEVSSVPEGTVVRRMVAIFDYDPWESSPNVDSENELGFCSGDIIYVLGDMDPDGFYYGDLKGRRGLVPSNFLQLLPWD; this is translated from the exons ATGGAGACCAGTCTGGAACTGGACGTCTTGATTTACCCCAACGAGGTGAGGATCGCAACCCCCGAGGACCTCCGAGAATGGGAGCTGGAAACCGCCAGTCAGGTGTCCGAAGCTGCCTACCCTCGACTCTTCGTGGCGCTCTACCCTTACAACCCTGCGTCCATGTCGCCCAATCCTGACACTGCGGCCGAGGAGTTGCCCTTTGTGCCCGGACAGATCATCAAG GTGTTCGGGGACAAAGACTGCGACGGCTTCTACCACGGAGAATCGGGCGGCCTCTCGGGCTACGTGCCGAGTAACATGGTGGCCGAAGTCCCAGTGGATGACGACTATCTCAAGCATCTGCTCATGCAGCAGGGCTTCATCCCTGTGGACCAAACAG GAATGTCTTTGACTCCGGATGTGAGCGAGGTGTCCAGTGTTCCCGAAGGCACGGTAGTACGCCGAATGGTGGCCATATTTGACTACGACCCCTGGGAAAGTTCTCCTAATGTTGACAGTGAA AATGAACTGGGCTTTTGTTCGGGTGACATCATTTATGTTTTAGGAGACATGGATCCAGACGGATTCTATTAC GGTGACCTTAAAGGAAGACGAGGCTTGGTCCCGTCCAACTTCCTGCAGCTTTTACCGTGGGATTAA
- the LOC133536805 gene encoding carbonic anhydrase 4-like, translating to MLIFFLMSFMEIVSGADWCYQSEVSCNHTCSGPDDWGLVSHHCISKAQSPVNIVTRRTLPDGRLTPLHLIGYQDTFHGHLSNNGHTVQLDLPPSIRINGGNLVRTYNAVQLHFHWGKNGGPGSEHTLDGERFPLEMHIVHIKEQYSSISQAVRDRTGVAVLGFFFQESSSANKKFAPLINALKGITRPSNKTKLEGISLQMFIAPHSNMTAYFRYDGSLTTPLCAEAVVWTLFENPIPLSRQQLAAFSQLEFSSGRPMVNTFRPVQLLNGRQVYRSGGHVAGVSAALLLVSLLVHTP from the exons ATGCTGATATTTTTCCTCATGTCTTTCATGGAGATTGTCTCAGGGGCAG ATTGGTGTTATCAGTCTGAGGTTTCCTGCAATCACACCTGCTCAG GTCCAGATGATTGGGGTCTCGTTTCTCATCACTGCATCAGTAAAGCTCAGTCACCAGTCAACATTGTTACAAGGAGAACATTACCCGATGGACGTCTCACTCCTCTGCACCTCATCGGCTATCAAGACACTTTTCACGGACACCTTTCCAACAACGGCCACACCG tTCAGTTGGATTTACCCCCCAGTATAAGAATCAACGGCGGTAATCTGGTCAGAACTTACAACGCAGTTCAGCTCCACTTCCACTGGGGCAAAAATGGAGGTCCGGGCTCCGAACACACACTTGACGGAGAGCGATTTCCATTGGAG ATGCACATCGTGCACATCAAAGAACAGTACAGTTCAATTTCGCAGGCCGTGAGAGATCGAACGGGAGTCGCCGTTCTTGGATTTTTCTTTCAG GAATCAAGTTCTGCAAACAAGAAATTTGCTCCGCTAATAAACGCCCTGAAAGGAATCACGCGACCAT CCAACAAAACAAAGCTGGAAGGCATCTCCCTACAGATGTTCATCGCCCCTCATTCTAACATGACTGCGTATTTTCGCTATGACGGCTCCCTCACCACACCACTCTGTGCTGAGGCGGTCGTCTGGACGCTCTTCGAGAACCCCATCCCACTCAGCAGGCAGCAG CTGGCTGCGTTCTCCCAGCTGGAGTTCTCCAGCGGGAGGCCGATGGTGAACACCTTCAGACCAGTGCAGCTTTTGAACGGGAGGCAGGTGTATCGCTCTGGCGGCCATGTCGCCGGGGTCAGCGCCGCACTGCTCCTCGTGTCACTCCTGGTGCACACTCCATGA